One Chlorobaculum limnaeum genomic window carries:
- the rpsQ gene encoding 30S ribosomal protein S17, with amino-acid sequence MSSGAEARGRKKSWLGKVVSDSMDKGIVVAVERRVQHPVYKKYFKKTTRLMAHDEKNEAGVGDLVRITECRPLSKNKSCRLVEIVEKAK; translated from the coding sequence ATGTCAAGTGGAGCTGAAGCGAGAGGCAGGAAAAAAAGCTGGTTGGGCAAGGTTGTAAGCGACAGCATGGATAAAGGTATTGTCGTTGCCGTCGAGCGCAGGGTTCAGCATCCGGTCTACAAGAAATATTTCAAGAAGACTACACGCCTGATGGCTCACGACGAGAAAAACGAGGCTGGCGTCGGCGATCTTGTAAGAATCACCGAGTGCAGGCCGCTCAGCAAAAACAAGAGCTGCCGTCTTGTTGAAATCGTCGAAAAGGCCAAGTAA
- the rpmC gene encoding 50S ribosomal protein L29, with amino-acid sequence MKNYEIVAMDRKELLAKIEELENRLADINFYQAIEPPQNPMVFRNSKRDIARMKTRLTQIDRQGKSNA; translated from the coding sequence ATGAAAAACTATGAAATAGTGGCCATGGACAGGAAAGAGCTCCTCGCAAAGATCGAAGAGCTTGAAAACAGGCTGGCCGACATCAACTTTTACCAGGCAATCGAACCGCCGCAGAACCCGATGGTGTTCCGTAACTCGAAGCGGGATATCGCCCGGATGAAAACCAGACTCACCCAGATCGACAGGCAGGGAAAGAGCAACGCCTGA
- the rplP gene encoding 50S ribosomal protein L16 encodes MLMPKRVQYRKTQRGRMKGNAGRGTAVSFGSFGLKALEPAWITSRQIEAARVAMNRYMKRDGKIWIRIFPDKPVSKKPAETRMGSGKGSPEFWVAVVKPGRVMFEADGVPREVAAEAFRLAAKKLPIKTKFIVRPDYEG; translated from the coding sequence ATGTTAATGCCAAAGAGGGTTCAATATAGAAAGACGCAGCGTGGCCGCATGAAGGGGAACGCCGGGCGTGGAACCGCGGTTTCGTTTGGTTCCTTCGGCCTGAAGGCTCTGGAGCCGGCATGGATCACCAGCCGACAGATCGAAGCCGCTCGCGTCGCCATGAACCGTTACATGAAGAGAGACGGAAAAATCTGGATCAGGATTTTCCCTGACAAGCCGGTTTCGAAGAAGCCTGCCGAAACCCGAATGGGTTCCGGTAAAGGTTCCCCGGAGTTCTGGGTTGCCGTCGTCAAGCCGGGCCGCGTAATGTTCGAGGCAGATGGCGTGCCGCGTGAAGTCGCCGCCGAGGCATTCAGGCTTGCCGCAAAAAAACTGCCGATCAAGACAAAGTTCATCGTCAGGCCCGATTACGAAGGATAA
- the rpsC gene encoding 30S ribosomal protein S3, with amino-acid sequence MGQKVNPTGFRLGIIKDWTSRWYDDGPVIAEKIKQDQVIRNYVQARLKKEKAGIAKIVIERTTKHIKINIYAARPGAVVGRKGEEINNLSQELTRITGKEVKIDVVEVIKPEIEAQLIGENIAYQLENRVSFRRAMKMAIQQAMRAGAEGVRIRCAGRLGGAEIARAEQYKEGKIPLHTLRANVDYASVTAHTIAGAIGIKVWVYKGEVLVQRLDAIEEDEMKKMQERRGDSRGRGGRGDGRGAKRRRRPAKKA; translated from the coding sequence TTGGGTCAGAAAGTTAATCCAACCGGATTCAGGCTGGGAATCATCAAGGACTGGACTTCCCGCTGGTACGATGACGGACCGGTTATCGCCGAAAAGATCAAGCAGGATCAGGTTATCCGCAACTACGTCCAGGCAAGGCTGAAAAAAGAGAAGGCCGGTATTGCCAAAATTGTTATCGAGCGCACGACCAAGCATATCAAGATCAATATCTACGCCGCTCGTCCCGGAGCTGTCGTTGGCCGCAAGGGCGAAGAGATCAACAATCTCTCGCAGGAGCTGACCCGCATCACCGGCAAAGAGGTCAAGATCGACGTTGTCGAGGTGATCAAACCGGAAATCGAAGCGCAGCTCATCGGCGAGAACATCGCTTATCAGCTCGAAAACCGCGTCTCTTTCCGTCGCGCCATGAAAATGGCTATCCAGCAGGCCATGAGGGCTGGAGCCGAGGGCGTCAGGATTCGTTGCGCAGGCCGTCTCGGCGGTGCTGAAATCGCCCGTGCCGAGCAGTACAAAGAGGGCAAGATTCCGCTTCACACACTCCGCGCCAATGTCGACTACGCGAGCGTGACCGCTCACACTATCGCTGGTGCTATCGGTATCAAGGTCTGGGTGTACAAAGGCGAAGTGCTCGTTCAGAGACTCGATGCCATCGAAGAGGATGAAATGAAGAAAATGCAGGAGCGCCGTGGCGACTCTCGCGGCAGGGGTGGACGTGGCGATGGCCGCGGTGCGAAACGCCGCCGCCGTCCGGCAAAGAAAGCCTGA
- the rplV gene encoding 50S ribosomal protein L22, with the protein MQAKAILRHTPTSPRKMRLVAGLVRGKQVDQAKAILHNSTKSASRNVMVTLKSAVANWSQLNPDERLNDNELFVKAVFVDEGPSLKRLLPAPMGRAYRIRKRSNHLTIVVDKLENKVTK; encoded by the coding sequence ATGCAAGCTAAAGCAATTTTACGGCATACACCGACGTCGCCCAGAAAAATGCGGCTCGTGGCCGGCCTTGTTCGTGGCAAGCAGGTCGATCAGGCGAAAGCCATCCTGCACAACTCCACCAAAAGTGCCTCCCGTAACGTGATGGTTACGCTCAAATCGGCTGTTGCGAACTGGTCGCAGCTCAATCCCGACGAAAGGCTCAATGATAATGAGCTCTTCGTGAAGGCGGTCTTCGTCGATGAAGGCCCTTCACTCAAGAGGCTTCTTCCGGCTCCGATGGGCCGTGCCTACAGGATTCGCAAACGTTCGAATCACCTGACCATCGTCGTGGACAAGCTCGAAAACAAGGTAACCAAATAA
- the rpsS gene encoding 30S ribosomal protein S19, producing the protein MPRSLKKGPFIEFKLEKRILDMNSKGEKKVVKTWSRSSMISPDFVGHTVAVHNGKTHVPVYVSENMVGHKLGEFAPTRLFRGHAGGKAEKGGSAPRKK; encoded by the coding sequence ATGCCAAGATCACTGAAAAAGGGCCCGTTCATCGAATTCAAGCTGGAAAAGCGGATCCTTGATATGAACAGCAAAGGTGAGAAGAAGGTGGTGAAAACCTGGTCGAGAAGCTCGATGATCTCTCCTGACTTTGTCGGTCACACCGTAGCGGTTCATAACGGCAAGACCCATGTGCCGGTTTACGTCAGCGAAAACATGGTCGGCCACAAACTTGGCGAATTCGCTCCGACCAGGTTGTTCCGCGGCCATGCGGGCGGCAAGGCTGAAAAGGGCGGTTCGGCACCCAGGAAAAAATAA
- the rplB gene encoding 50S ribosomal protein L2, whose protein sequence is MAIRKLAPVTPGTRFASYAGFDEITKSAPEKSLLVPIKRTGGRNSNGRVTSRHMGGGHKRFYRIIDFKRNKDNVPAKVAAIEYDPNRSARIALLHYVDGEKRYILAPKGLKVGDRLESGEKVDIRVGNTMPLKNIPIGSDVHNIELRAGKGGQMARSAGSYAVLAAREGFYATLKMPSGEIRKVRVECRATIGVIGNSEHENISLGKAGRSRWLGIRPQTRGMAMNPVDHPMGGGEGKSKSGGGRKHPKSPWGQLAKGQKTRNKKKASTKLIVRGRKAK, encoded by the coding sequence ATGGCAATCAGGAAATTAGCGCCGGTCACTCCGGGCACAAGGTTCGCCTCATATGCAGGTTTCGATGAGATCACCAAGAGTGCGCCCGAGAAGAGCCTTCTTGTGCCGATCAAGAGAACCGGAGGACGCAACAGCAACGGTCGCGTGACCTCCCGCCACATGGGCGGCGGTCACAAGAGGTTCTACCGTATCATCGATTTCAAGCGCAACAAGGACAACGTGCCAGCAAAAGTTGCCGCTATCGAATATGATCCCAACCGTTCGGCCAGGATTGCACTTCTTCATTATGTTGATGGAGAAAAACGTTATATTCTCGCCCCGAAAGGTCTGAAGGTCGGCGACCGCCTCGAAAGCGGCGAAAAGGTGGATATCAGGGTAGGCAACACCATGCCTCTGAAAAACATTCCGATCGGTTCCGATGTGCACAACATCGAGCTGAGAGCCGGAAAGGGCGGTCAGATGGCAAGGTCAGCTGGTTCATATGCAGTGCTTGCCGCTCGTGAAGGATTCTACGCAACCCTGAAGATGCCTTCAGGCGAAATCAGGAAAGTACGCGTCGAGTGCCGTGCAACTATTGGCGTTATCGGCAATTCGGAGCACGAAAACATCAGCCTCGGTAAGGCGGGACGCAGCCGCTGGCTCGGTATCCGTCCACAGACTCGCGGTATGGCCATGAACCCGGTCGATCACCCGATGGGCGGTGGTGAAGGTAAATCAAAGTCCGGCGGTGGCCGCAAGCATCCGAAGTCGCCGTGGGGTCAGCTTGCAAAAGGTCAGAAGACCCGGAACAAGAAAAAAGCCTCGACGAAGCTTATCGTTCGCGGCAGAAAAGCCAAGTAA
- the rplW gene encoding 50S ribosomal protein L23: MKNPLLRPWLTEKSTKLTEQKGQYVFQVKMDADKFDIKKAVEEKFGVDVVSIRTINCLGKSKRQYTRKGLIAGKKNDWKKAVVTLGDGQTIDYYAKPTEKSEK, translated from the coding sequence ATGAAAAACCCGTTGTTGCGGCCGTGGCTGACCGAAAAGAGCACAAAACTCACCGAGCAGAAAGGCCAGTATGTGTTCCAGGTCAAGATGGACGCCGACAAGTTCGACATCAAGAAAGCGGTCGAAGAGAAGTTCGGCGTTGACGTGGTCTCGATCCGCACCATCAACTGCCTCGGCAAGTCAAAGCGGCAGTACACCCGCAAGGGGCTCATCGCCGGAAAGAAGAACGATTGGAAAAAAGCGGTCGTGACCCTTGGCGACGGCCAGACGATCGACTACTATGCCAAGCCGACGGAAAAGAGCGAGAAATAA
- the rplD gene encoding 50S ribosomal protein L4, with protein MELKVLNIKGAETGEVVTLNDEIFAVEVSEHAMYLDVKAILANRRQGTHKAKTRAEVRGGGKKPFRQKGTGNARQGSTRSGLMVGGGTIFGPQPRTYEQKVNRKVKQLARRSALSAKAAAGQIVVIEDFSFEAIKTRPVADMLKNLGLAEKKTLLLMPFHDAVVSTSGRNIEKLNVMVAEQASTYDILNSQAVLFQKAALQKIEETLG; from the coding sequence ATGGAATTAAAAGTGCTCAATATAAAAGGCGCAGAAACCGGTGAAGTGGTTACGCTGAACGATGAGATTTTCGCCGTTGAAGTTTCTGAACATGCCATGTACCTGGATGTGAAGGCAATTCTTGCCAACCGTCGTCAGGGCACTCATAAAGCGAAGACCCGCGCCGAAGTACGTGGTGGTGGCAAGAAGCCGTTCCGCCAAAAGGGCACCGGCAACGCTCGCCAGGGATCGACCCGTTCCGGCCTCATGGTCGGAGGCGGCACGATTTTCGGCCCACAGCCGCGCACATACGAGCAGAAGGTCAACCGCAAAGTCAAGCAGCTTGCCCGCCGTTCAGCGCTGAGCGCCAAGGCCGCAGCCGGACAGATCGTCGTGATCGAAGATTTCAGCTTCGAAGCGATCAAGACCCGCCCCGTTGCAGATATGCTCAAAAACCTCGGTCTCGCCGAAAAGAAAACTCTCCTCCTGATGCCGTTCCACGATGCCGTGGTCAGCACATCGGGCAGGAACATCGAGAAGTTGAACGTCATGGTTGCCGAGCAGGCTTCGACCTACGATATTCTCAACAGCCAGGCCGTGCTTTTCCAGAAGGCCGCCCTGCAGAAAATAGAAGAAACATTAGGGTAA
- the rplC gene encoding 50S ribosomal protein L3 → MGAILGKKIGMTRLYNDKREAVPCTVIQAGPCYVTQVKSTEKDGYEAYQLGFGERDEKKVSKPLAGHYKKAGKNPGYILSEISKSLIAEELVAGATVPVDVFKEGDKIDVLGVTKGKGFAGVVKRHNFGGGSRTHGQSDRLRAPGSVGGSSDPSRTFKGTRMAGRMGGENKTTRNLVIVKVMPESNIIVVKGAVPGPKNSYVKIVSTTK, encoded by the coding sequence ATGGGTGCGATTCTCGGGAAAAAAATCGGCATGACCCGTTTATACAATGATAAACGTGAAGCTGTTCCCTGCACGGTGATTCAGGCCGGGCCGTGTTATGTGACTCAGGTAAAGAGCACGGAAAAAGATGGCTATGAAGCCTATCAGCTCGGCTTTGGCGAGCGTGATGAAAAAAAGGTCTCCAAGCCTCTGGCAGGCCACTATAAAAAAGCAGGCAAGAATCCCGGATACATTTTATCCGAAATCAGCAAGAGCCTGATTGCCGAAGAGCTTGTAGCTGGCGCTACCGTGCCGGTCGATGTCTTCAAGGAAGGCGACAAGATCGACGTGCTCGGCGTCACCAAGGGTAAAGGTTTTGCCGGTGTCGTCAAGCGCCACAACTTCGGTGGTGGTTCGAGAACGCACGGTCAGTCCGACAGGCTCAGGGCGCCGGGTTCGGTTGGCGGTTCTTCCGATCCTTCGAGAACCTTCAAGGGCACCAGAATGGCTGGCAGAATGGGCGGAGAGAACAAAACGACCAGAAATCTCGTGATCGTCAAGGTTATGCCCGAGTCCAACATCATCGTCGTCAAAGGCGCAGTGCCTGGCCCGAAGAACTCCTATGTCAAGATTGTTTCAACAACCAAGTAA
- the rpsJ gene encoding 30S ribosomal protein S10, with translation MAVQQKIRIKLKSYDHSLVDKWALKIIDVVKQTDAIIFGPIPLPTKTHVYTVNRSPHVDKKSREQFAFSSHKRLIEIINPTARTIDMLMKLELPSGVDVEIKS, from the coding sequence GTGGCTGTTCAGCAAAAGATCAGGATAAAGCTCAAGTCTTACGACCATAGCCTCGTTGATAAGTGGGCTTTGAAGATTATCGATGTGGTCAAGCAGACGGATGCCATCATTTTTGGCCCCATTCCGCTGCCCACGAAAACTCATGTTTATACGGTCAACCGTTCACCTCATGTGGACAAGAAATCCCGTGAGCAGTTCGCATTTTCATCGCACAAGAGGTTGATCGAAATCATCAACCCGACGGCCAGAACGATTGATATGCTCATGAAGCTCGAGCTTCCGAGCGGCGTTGATGTGGAAATCAAGTCATAA
- the tuf gene encoding elongation factor Tu, giving the protein MAKESYKRDKPHVNIGTIGHVDHGKTTLTAAITSVLAKQGMAAFREFGDIDKAPEERERGITISTAHVEYQTANRHYAHIDCPGHADYIKNMITGAAQMDGAILVVAGTDGPMPQTREHILLARQVNVPALVVFLNKVDIADPELLELVEMELRELLTEYGFPGDDIPIIKGSALAALNGEPEGEKQIMELMDAVDNYIPQPVRDVDKPFLMPVEDVFSISGRGTVGTGRIERGRVKVGEEIEIVGIKPTRKSVVTGIEMFQKILDEGVAGDNAGLLLRGVDKTELERGMVIAKPGSITPHTKFKAEVYILKKEEGGRHTPFFNGYRPQFYFRTTDVTGSVTLPEGVEMVMPGDNLSVDVELIAPIAMEESLRFAIREGGRTVGAGSVTKIVE; this is encoded by the coding sequence ATGGCTAAAGAGTCATACAAGAGGGATAAGCCCCACGTAAATATTGGTACAATCGGTCACGTTGACCACGGTAAAACCACTCTTACCGCAGCAATCACCAGCGTTCTGGCCAAGCAGGGCATGGCCGCTTTCCGTGAGTTTGGCGACATCGACAAGGCTCCGGAAGAGAGAGAGCGCGGTATCACCATCTCGACCGCACACGTCGAGTATCAGACTGCAAACCGTCACTACGCGCACATCGACTGCCCCGGTCACGCTGACTACATCAAAAACATGATCACCGGTGCTGCCCAGATGGACGGCGCTATCCTCGTCGTTGCCGGTACCGACGGCCCGATGCCTCAGACCCGCGAGCACATCCTGCTTGCCCGTCAGGTGAACGTTCCCGCTCTGGTCGTCTTCCTCAACAAGGTTGACATTGCCGATCCGGAACTTCTCGAGCTGGTCGAAATGGAACTCCGCGAGCTCCTCACCGAGTACGGTTTCCCTGGCGACGATATTCCGATCATCAAAGGTTCCGCTCTGGCCGCTCTTAACGGCGAGCCCGAAGGCGAGAAGCAGATCATGGAACTCATGGATGCCGTTGACAACTACATTCCGCAGCCTGTCCGCGACGTTGACAAGCCGTTCCTGATGCCGGTCGAAGACGTGTTTTCCATCTCTGGCCGTGGCACCGTGGGTACCGGCCGTATCGAGCGTGGCCGCGTCAAGGTTGGCGAAGAGATCGAGATCGTCGGTATCAAACCGACCCGCAAATCGGTCGTTACCGGTATCGAAATGTTCCAGAAAATCCTCGACGAGGGTGTGGCAGGCGACAACGCCGGTCTGCTCCTTCGCGGTGTTGACAAGACCGAGCTCGAGCGCGGCATGGTTATCGCCAAGCCGGGTTCGATCACTCCTCACACCAAATTCAAGGCTGAGGTTTACATCCTGAAGAAAGAAGAGGGTGGCCGTCACACTCCGTTCTTCAACGGCTATCGTCCGCAGTTCTACTTCAGAACCACCGATGTTACCGGTTCGGTGACCCTTCCTGAGGGCGTCGAAATGGTTATGCCTGGTGACAACCTCTCCGTCGATGTCGAGCTGATCGCTCCTATTGCTATGGAGGAGAGCCTCCGCTTCGCTATCCGTGAAGGCGGCCGCACGGTCGGTGCCGGTTCGGTAACCAAGATCGTCGAGTGA
- the fusA gene encoding elongation factor G, translated as MARQVALDKVRNIGIMAHIDAGKTTTTERILYYTGRLHKMGEVHEGGATMDWMEQEKERGITITSAATTCFWTPKYGNYTGLNHRINIIDTPGHVDFTVEVERSLRVLDGAVALFCAVGGVEPQSETVWRQANKYGVPRIAYVNKMDRVGADFFDTVKAIRERLGANPVPIQIPIGQGEIFAGFVDLIRMKGIIYDKEDGSTYTEVEIPHDLENEARTWRINMLEAVSEVDDTLLEKYLNGEEITEDEVRVVLRKATLGVTIIPVLCGSSFKNKGVQFMLDAVIDYLASPVDVGSVEGHHPRTEEEVVRQPKDEEPFAGLAFKIATDPFVGKLTFFRVYSGVLNAGSYVLNSVTGKKERVGRVLQMHSNKREERDAVYAGDIAAAVGLKDVRTGDTLCDENNPIVLEKMVFPEPVIEIAVEPKTKADSDKLGISLAKLAEEDPTFRVKTDEETGQTLIAGMGELHLEILVDRLKREFKVEANVGQPQVAYRETIRGKVEYEGKFVRQSGGKGQFGLVVLRVEPLEEGKGYEFADEIKGGVIPREYIPAVNAGIQQAMKDGVVAGFPMQDIKVALIDGKYHEVDSSEMAFKIAGSIGFKGAAKKANPVLLEPIMKVEVITPEEYLGDVMGDLSGRRGHIEGMGQRAGAQFVSAKVPLSEMFGYSTDLRSMTQGRANYSMEFESYREVPRSIAEALQEKRVGKDSE; from the coding sequence ATGGCACGGCAGGTTGCGTTAGATAAAGTCAGGAATATCGGGATCATGGCCCATATCGATGCGGGCAAGACCACGACGACAGAGAGGATTCTCTATTACACCGGTCGCCTGCACAAGATGGGTGAAGTTCATGAGGGCGGCGCCACCATGGACTGGATGGAGCAGGAGAAAGAGCGCGGCATCACCATTACCTCCGCGGCTACTACCTGTTTCTGGACTCCGAAGTACGGCAACTACACCGGCCTCAATCACCGAATCAATATTATCGATACTCCCGGCCACGTTGACTTCACAGTCGAGGTGGAGCGTTCACTTCGCGTGCTCGATGGCGCAGTCGCGCTCTTTTGCGCGGTGGGCGGTGTCGAACCCCAGTCCGAAACCGTCTGGCGTCAGGCCAACAAGTACGGCGTGCCGAGAATCGCTTACGTCAACAAGATGGATCGCGTTGGCGCTGATTTCTTCGATACCGTCAAAGCGATACGCGAGCGTCTCGGCGCCAACCCGGTTCCGATCCAGATTCCGATCGGCCAGGGCGAAATCTTTGCCGGCTTCGTCGATCTGATCCGCATGAAGGGGATCATCTACGATAAAGAAGACGGCAGCACCTACACCGAAGTAGAAATTCCGCACGATCTCGAAAACGAGGCACGTACCTGGCGCATTAACATGCTCGAAGCTGTCTCCGAGGTTGACGATACCCTGCTCGAAAAATATCTGAACGGCGAAGAGATCACCGAAGACGAGGTTCGCGTCGTGCTTCGCAAGGCGACACTCGGCGTGACCATCATTCCGGTGCTTTGTGGCTCGTCGTTCAAGAACAAGGGCGTACAGTTCATGCTTGATGCCGTGATCGATTATCTCGCTTCGCCGGTCGATGTGGGTTCGGTCGAGGGGCATCACCCGAGAACCGAAGAGGAGGTCGTTCGCCAGCCGAAAGACGAGGAGCCGTTTGCCGGTCTCGCATTCAAGATCGCGACCGATCCTTTCGTTGGAAAGCTGACTTTCTTCCGCGTTTATTCCGGCGTACTCAACGCTGGCAGCTATGTGCTCAACTCGGTCACTGGCAAGAAAGAGCGCGTTGGTCGCGTGCTTCAGATGCACTCCAACAAGCGCGAAGAGCGTGATGCGGTCTACGCTGGCGATATCGCCGCCGCCGTCGGTCTGAAAGATGTCAGAACCGGTGACACGCTCTGCGATGAAAACAATCCTATCGTCCTCGAAAAGATGGTGTTCCCCGAACCCGTCATCGAGATCGCGGTAGAACCGAAAACCAAGGCGGACTCCGACAAGCTGGGCATTTCTCTTGCCAAGCTCGCCGAAGAGGATCCGACCTTCAGGGTGAAAACTGATGAGGAAACAGGCCAGACGCTCATCGCTGGCATGGGTGAGCTTCACCTCGAAATTCTGGTTGACCGCCTGAAACGCGAGTTCAAGGTGGAAGCCAACGTTGGTCAACCGCAGGTTGCCTATCGCGAGACCATTCGCGGCAAGGTTGAATACGAAGGTAAATTCGTTCGCCAGTCCGGCGGTAAGGGTCAGTTTGGTCTTGTTGTGCTCAGGGTCGAGCCTCTCGAAGAGGGCAAAGGCTACGAGTTCGCCGATGAGATCAAGGGTGGCGTGATTCCGAGAGAGTATATCCCGGCAGTCAACGCCGGTATCCAGCAGGCGATGAAAGACGGCGTTGTCGCCGGCTTCCCGATGCAGGATATCAAGGTCGCGCTGATTGACGGTAAGTACCACGAGGTTGACTCTTCGGAAATGGCGTTCAAGATCGCGGGTTCCATCGGCTTCAAAGGCGCGGCCAAAAAGGCCAACCCGGTGCTGCTCGAACCGATCATGAAGGTCGAGGTTATCACGCCGGAAGAGTATCTCGGCGATGTGATGGGCGATCTCTCAGGACGTCGCGGTCACATCGAAGGCATGGGCCAGCGCGCGGGCGCGCAGTTCGTCAGCGCCAAGGTGCCGCTCTCCGAGATGTTTGGTTACTCGACCGATCTTCGTTCGATGACACAGGGCCGCGCGAACTACTCGATGGAGTTCGAGAGCTACCGCGAGGTGCCGCGCAGCATCGCCGAAGCATTGCAGGAAAAGAGGGTTGGCAAGGATTCCGAATAA
- the rpsG gene encoding 30S ribosomal protein S7: MAKKGSGYGVRGGDHRYGDETVSRLINAIMLDGKKVVATKVVYDAFDIIANKVEGGDALEVFRKAMGNVAPLVEVRSKRVGGATYQIPMEVPASRRTALAFRWIKQYATRRGGRSMAEKLAAELLDASNEQGASVKKRDEVHRMAEANKAFAHFRF, encoded by the coding sequence ATGGCAAAGAAGGGTTCCGGATACGGAGTGCGCGGCGGCGATCATCGTTACGGTGACGAGACGGTTTCCCGTCTGATCAACGCGATCATGCTCGACGGCAAGAAAGTTGTGGCGACCAAGGTTGTGTACGATGCTTTCGATATCATCGCGAACAAGGTCGAGGGTGGTGATGCTCTTGAAGTATTCCGAAAGGCGATGGGCAATGTCGCTCCGTTGGTCGAAGTTCGCAGCAAAAGGGTTGGCGGCGCCACCTACCAGATTCCGATGGAGGTTCCGGCTTCCAGGAGAACCGCTCTCGCGTTTCGCTGGATCAAGCAGTATGCCACAAGGCGCGGCGGTCGTTCGATGGCCGAGAAGCTTGCGGCTGAGTTACTCGATGCTTCCAACGAGCAGGGCGCTTCGGTGAAGAAACGTGACGAGGTGCATCGCATGGCTGAAGCCAACAAGGCATTCGCTCACTTCAGGTTCTGA
- the rpsL gene encoding 30S ribosomal protein S12, producing the protein MPTIQQLIRHGRSMKASKTASPALEKCPQKRGVCTRVYTTTPKKPNSALRKVARVRLSNKIEVTAYIPGEGHNLQEHSIVLIRGGRVKDLPGVRYHIVRGSLDTSGVADRKQSRSKYGAKVPKPGAAPAKKK; encoded by the coding sequence ATGCCGACGATTCAGCAGCTTATCAGGCACGGAAGGAGTATGAAGGCGTCAAAGACCGCCTCACCGGCACTGGAAAAGTGCCCCCAGAAAAGAGGTGTCTGCACCCGTGTTTACACGACTACCCCCAAAAAGCCGAACTCCGCGCTTCGCAAGGTCGCTCGTGTCAGGCTGTCCAATAAAATCGAAGTGACGGCGTACATCCCCGGCGAAGGTCATAACCTCCAGGAGCACTCGATTGTGCTGATCCGTGGCGGTAGGGTCAAGGATCTTCCTGGTGTCCGTTATCATATCGTCCGCGGCTCCCTCGATACTTCGGGTGTCGCCGACCGCAAGCAGAGCCGCTCCAAGTATGGTGCAAAGGTTCCGAAGCCCGGCGCTGCTCCAGCAAAGAAAAAATAA
- a CDS encoding 4'-phosphopantetheinyl transferase family protein: protein MIISKEAVTLIHTDTHIARIPEATLLDNLTDEEKELADRFRFDNDRQNFVLRRGLLRQLLGEPLAIAPSLIRFDSTPVGKPFIAYPENSGLSFNLSHSGRQIVYAFSRHPETGIDIERIRTVDDIDQLALKYFSAEEYAIIVNLPSWEKNKAFIRIWSIKEALIKACGCPLEYGLAAFDVATQYRMNRFLVPFGHDRTITCVTPVFDYICGFATALAIQLDAGEPLNLRRYSLQNGEYIEL, encoded by the coding sequence ATGATCATTTCGAAAGAGGCCGTCACCCTCATCCATACCGACACGCACATCGCCAGAATTCCCGAAGCGACGCTCCTCGACAATCTTACCGATGAGGAAAAGGAGCTGGCCGATCGTTTCCGGTTCGACAACGACCGGCAAAACTTCGTTCTCCGCAGGGGGCTCCTCCGACAGCTCCTCGGCGAACCCCTGGCCATCGCCCCCTCCCTGATCCGCTTCGACAGCACGCCGGTCGGCAAGCCGTTCATCGCATACCCGGAAAACTCAGGCCTCTCTTTCAACCTCTCGCATTCTGGCCGCCAGATTGTCTATGCCTTTTCCAGGCACCCCGAAACGGGCATCGACATCGAGAGAATCCGTACCGTGGACGACATCGACCAGCTTGCGCTCAAATACTTCTCCGCCGAGGAGTATGCGATCATCGTGAACCTGCCGAGCTGGGAAAAGAACAAGGCCTTCATCCGGATATGGAGCATCAAGGAGGCACTGATCAAAGCATGCGGCTGCCCTCTCGAATATGGCCTGGCTGCATTCGATGTCGCCACGCAGTACCGCATGAACCGGTTCCTCGTGCCATTCGGCCATGACCGAACCATCACCTGCGTCACCCCTGTGTTCGACTACATCTGCGGCTTCGCCACCGCGCTGGCCATCCAGCTCGACGCCGGCGAGCCCCTGAACCTCCGCCGCTATTCGCTGCAAAACGGCGAGTACATCGAGCTGTGA